From a single Larimichthys crocea isolate SSNF chromosome XIII, L_crocea_2.0, whole genome shotgun sequence genomic region:
- the cited4b gene encoding cbp/p300-interacting transactivator 4b — translation MADHLMMPMNHSSAGASLHGYRMGMNGGLQAGHQQHTNQQGMRALPNGQMMHYGGAQANMETAMRQRQGMVGGPMNGQLNGAQMGHHQMTSGNMMYNGQPQQQQHHPQQQHHMHPQQHQQQAQHPQQQQQQQQQQQQQQQFMNGGLTSQQLMASMQLQKLNTQYHGHPLGPMGGNHMGPTTQYRMNPAQLANMQHMAGPALALNGMDADMIDEEVLTSLVMELGLDRVQELPELFLGQNEFDFISDFVSKQQPSTVSC, via the coding sequence ATGGCAGACCATCTGATGATGCCCATGAATCACAGCTCAGCGGGCGCCAGTCTCCACGGTTACAGGATGGGCATGAATGGCGGCCTGCAggcaggtcaccagcagcataCCAACCAGCAGGGCATGAGGGCGCTGCCCAATGGCCAGATGATGCACTATGGTGGCGCCCAGGCCAACATGGAGACAGCCATGAGGCAGCGGCAGGGCATGGTGGGCGGACCCATGAATGGACAGCTGAATGGGGCCCAGATGGGTCACCATCAGATGACCTCTGGTAACATGATGTATAATGGtcagccacagcagcaacagcatcacccccagcagcagcatcacatgCACCCACAGCAGCACCAGCAACAAGCCCAGCACccgcaacagcagcagcagcaacaacagcaacaacagcaacaacaacagttcaTGAATGGAGGGTTAACATCCCAGCAGCTCATGGCCAGCATGCAGCTGCAGAAACTCAACACCCAGTACCATGGACACCCACTGGGGCCTATGGGTGGGAACCACATGGGGCCCACGACCCAGTACCGCATGAACCCGGCCCAGCTggccaacatgcagcacatggCCGGGCCGGCCCTAGCCCTGAACGGCATGGACGCTGATATGATCGACGAGGAGGTCCTGACCTCGTTGGTCATGGAGCTGGGGTTGGATCGGGTCCAGGAGCTGCCAGAACTTTTCCTGGGCCAGAATGAGTTTGACTTCATCTCAGACTTTGTCAGCAAACAGCAGCCCAGCACTGTTAGCTGCTGA
- the LOC104919556 gene encoding polycomb protein SCMH1 isoform X3 → MRKPVPQKAIEWKDARRIKHARSGRPSRVPSQYQGHFSWEKYLKETGAIAAPSSCFRQSLTPPLNEFKAGMKLEAQDPRNTTSTCIATVVGLTGSRLRLRLDGSDNKNDFWRLVDSSEIQPIGNCEKNGGMLQPPLGFRLNASSWPMFLLKTLNGAEMAPSRIFHKQEPPAPEQNSFQVGMKLEAVDRKNPHFICPATVGALRGVEVLVTFDGWRGAFDYYCRYDSRDIFPVGWCTLTGDNLQPPGTKVLPKSLAALTDGSVESPAMHPTPTVGRPPGQRGRKPGRRKTKVTGPWSQKGSALGPQSIQPGKGLEPIKVPKKRGPKPGSKLGWAKRAGWLEDAMAGPGRPVTGPGRTRGRLPANWTQRIALQQAQTQAEPIKIPKKRGPKPGSKRKPRVVPNPVPTSPTSSTPEPDTSTVPLDNATIPNSALQAPTVCVYLNKYGKVGPHLDQRRIQQLPDHFGPGRASSVLQQCVQACVDSAHNQGTVFSCLKSGQGGEVISAFFDQQQRTLTLPTVSSVTYVLRFLEKLCHNLHCDPLFGSQPVARGGLHYDSHTYTTERRSFGDSLTTGPGRGTKRFLQDFNSPLPQKLAKISRHSTDGESFENSVTVSEHLKKSPLSPNSTVQATSQRSSSKLLHHNNSTGSASFRESPRPSGQDPNLWTVEDVMQYIRHIDPVLAPHADLFRKHEIDGKALLLLRSDMMMKYMGLKLGPALKLTFHIDKLKRA, encoded by the exons ATGAGGAAACCTGTGCCACAGAAAG CTATAGAGTGGAAAGATGCCAGAAGGATCAAGCATGCCCGGAGTGGACGGCCCTCCCGGGTGCCCTCACAGTACCAAG GACATTTCAGTTGGGAGAAATACCTGAAAGAGACGGGTGCCATTGCTGCACCCTCGTCTTGCTTCAGACAG AGCCTCACGCCTCCACTTAACGAGTTCAAGGCTGGGATGAAGCTGGAGGCTCAGGACCCGCGAAACACCACGTCTACGTGCATCGCCACAGTGGTGGGCCTGACAGGCTCGCGGCTGCGTCTGCGCTTGGATGGGTCCGACAACAAGAATGACTTCTGGCGCCTGGTGGACTCGTCGGAAATCCAACCAATTGGCAACTGCGAGAAGAACGGAGGCATGCTCCAGCCACCACTCG gtttcCGTCTCAATGCATCCTCCTGGCCCATGTTCCTTCTGAAAACACTAAACGGAGCTGAGATGGCACCGTCTCGCATCTTTCACAAG CAGGAGCCTCCTGCACCAGAGCAGAACTCCTTCCAGGTGGGCATGAAGCTGGAGGCGGTGGACCGTAAAAATCCCCACTTCATCTGCCCGGCAACAGTGGGCGCCTTGCGCGGCGTCGAGGTGCTGGTCACCTTCGATGGCTGGCGGGGGGCCTTTGACTACTACTGCCGCTATGACTCGCGTGACATCTTCCCCGTCGGCTGGTGCACCCTCACAGGAGACAACCTTCAGCCGCCTGGCACCAAAG TTTTGCCTAAGAGCCTTGCGGCACTGACAGACGGGAGCGTGGAGAGCCCAGCCATGCACCCCACCCCCACGGTGGGCAGACCTCCAGGTCAACGAGGACGCAAGCCAGGCCGCAGGAAAACCAAGGTGACGGGGCCCTGGAGTCAGAAGGGTTCAGCGCTGGGACCACAGAGCATCCAGCCAGGCAAAGGCCTGGAGCCCATCAAGGTCCCCAAGAAACGAGGCCCCAAGCCTGGCAGTAAG CTGGGCTGGGCAAAGAGAGCAGGCTGGCTGGAGGATGCTATGGCTGGCCCAGGACGGCCAGTGACAGGACCAGGGCGAACCAGAGGCAGACTGCCTGCCAACTGGACACAGAGGATAGCTCTGCAGCAAGCCCAGACTCAGGCAGAACCTATCAAGATCCCAAAGAAACGAGGGCCCAAGCCTGGCAGCAAG AGAAAACCACGCGTGGTACCTAATCCAGTCCCCACGTCTCCTACCAGCAGCACCCCAGAGCCCGACACCAGCACTGTGCCTCTGGACAATGCTACCATCCCCAACTCTGCACTACAGGCTCCCACAG TTTGTGTTTACCTAAACAAATACGGCAAGGTGGGACCCCATTTGGACCAACGGCGTATCCAGCAGCTCCCGGACCACTTTGGGCCAGGACGGGCCTCTTCGGTACTTCAGCAGTGTGTTCAGGCTTGTGTGGACTCTGCACACAACCAGGGCACGGTCTTCTCCTGCCTCAAGTCTGGACAAGGAGGCGAAGTCATTTCAG CCTTCTTTGACCAGCAGCAGCGCACCCTGACCCTGCCCACGGTCAGCAGTGTCACCTACGTCCTCCGCTTCCTGGAAAAACTCTGCCACAACCTTCACTGCGACCCTTTGTTTGGCAGCCAGCCTGTAGCCAGAGGAGGTCTGCACTACGACAGTCACACGTACACTACAG AGAGGAGAAGTTTTGGAGACAGCTTGACGACAGGCCCAGGTCGAGGCACAAAGCGGTTCCTCCAGGACTTCAACAGTCCCTTACCTCAGAAACTGGCCAAAATCTCCCGGCACTCCACGGACG GTGAGTCTTTTGAGAACAGTGTTACCGTATCCGAGCACTTAAAGAAGAGCCCTCTCTCTCCAAACTCTACAGTACAAGCTACCAGCCAGAGGTCTTCCTCCAAGCTGCTGCATCATAACAACTCTACAG GCTCGGCCAGTTTCCGGGAGAGCCCGAGACCCAGCGGCCAAGACCCCAACCTGTGGACAGTGGAGGACGTCATGCAGTATATCAGACATATCGACCCAGTGTTGGCCCCACATGCTGACCTTTTCAGAAAACAT GAAATTGACGGCAAAGCACTCCTGTTGCTGCGTAGCGACATGATGATGAAATACATGGGCTTGAAGCTCGGCCCCGCCCTCAAACTCACCTTCCACATCGACAAGCTCAAACGGGCTTGA
- the LOC104919556 gene encoding polycomb protein SCMH1 isoform X5 — MRKPVPQKAIEWKDARRIKHARSGRPSRVPSQYQGHFSWEKYLKETGAIAAPSSCFRQSLTPPLNEFKAGMKLEAQDPRNTTSTCIATVVGLTGSRLRLRLDGSDNKNDFWRLVDSSEIQPIGNCEKNGGMLQPPLGFRLNASSWPMFLLKTLNGAEMAPSRIFHKQEPPAPEQNSFQVGMKLEAVDRKNPHFICPATVGALRGVEVLVTFDGWRGAFDYYCRYDSRDIFPVGWCTLTGDNLQPPGTKVVLPKSLAALTDGSVESPAMHPTPTVGRPPGQRGRKPGRRKTKVTGPWSQKGSALGPQSIQPGKGLEPIKVPKKRGPKPGSKLGWAKRAGWLEDAMAGPGRPVTGPGRTRGRLPANWTQRIALQQAQTQAEPIKIPKKRGPKPGSKRKPRVVPNPVPTSPTSSTPEPDTSTVPLDNATIPNSALQAPTVCVYLNKYGKVGPHLDQRRIQQLPDHFGPGRASSVLQQCVQACVDSAHNQGTVFSCLKSGQGGEVISAFFDQQQRTLTLPTVSSVTYVLRFLEKLCHNLHCDPLFGSQPVARGGLHYDSHTYTTERRSFGDSLTTGPGRGTKRFLQDFNSPLPQKLAKISRHSTDVQATSQRSSSKLLHHNNSTGSASFRESPRPSGQDPNLWTVEDVMQYIRHIDPVLAPHADLFRKHEIDGKALLLLRSDMMMKYMGLKLGPALKLTFHIDKLKRA, encoded by the exons ATGAGGAAACCTGTGCCACAGAAAG CTATAGAGTGGAAAGATGCCAGAAGGATCAAGCATGCCCGGAGTGGACGGCCCTCCCGGGTGCCCTCACAGTACCAAG GACATTTCAGTTGGGAGAAATACCTGAAAGAGACGGGTGCCATTGCTGCACCCTCGTCTTGCTTCAGACAG AGCCTCACGCCTCCACTTAACGAGTTCAAGGCTGGGATGAAGCTGGAGGCTCAGGACCCGCGAAACACCACGTCTACGTGCATCGCCACAGTGGTGGGCCTGACAGGCTCGCGGCTGCGTCTGCGCTTGGATGGGTCCGACAACAAGAATGACTTCTGGCGCCTGGTGGACTCGTCGGAAATCCAACCAATTGGCAACTGCGAGAAGAACGGAGGCATGCTCCAGCCACCACTCG gtttcCGTCTCAATGCATCCTCCTGGCCCATGTTCCTTCTGAAAACACTAAACGGAGCTGAGATGGCACCGTCTCGCATCTTTCACAAG CAGGAGCCTCCTGCACCAGAGCAGAACTCCTTCCAGGTGGGCATGAAGCTGGAGGCGGTGGACCGTAAAAATCCCCACTTCATCTGCCCGGCAACAGTGGGCGCCTTGCGCGGCGTCGAGGTGCTGGTCACCTTCGATGGCTGGCGGGGGGCCTTTGACTACTACTGCCGCTATGACTCGCGTGACATCTTCCCCGTCGGCTGGTGCACCCTCACAGGAGACAACCTTCAGCCGCCTGGCACCAAAG TAGTTTTGCCTAAGAGCCTTGCGGCACTGACAGACGGGAGCGTGGAGAGCCCAGCCATGCACCCCACCCCCACGGTGGGCAGACCTCCAGGTCAACGAGGACGCAAGCCAGGCCGCAGGAAAACCAAGGTGACGGGGCCCTGGAGTCAGAAGGGTTCAGCGCTGGGACCACAGAGCATCCAGCCAGGCAAAGGCCTGGAGCCCATCAAGGTCCCCAAGAAACGAGGCCCCAAGCCTGGCAGTAAG CTGGGCTGGGCAAAGAGAGCAGGCTGGCTGGAGGATGCTATGGCTGGCCCAGGACGGCCAGTGACAGGACCAGGGCGAACCAGAGGCAGACTGCCTGCCAACTGGACACAGAGGATAGCTCTGCAGCAAGCCCAGACTCAGGCAGAACCTATCAAGATCCCAAAGAAACGAGGGCCCAAGCCTGGCAGCAAG AGAAAACCACGCGTGGTACCTAATCCAGTCCCCACGTCTCCTACCAGCAGCACCCCAGAGCCCGACACCAGCACTGTGCCTCTGGACAATGCTACCATCCCCAACTCTGCACTACAGGCTCCCACAG TTTGTGTTTACCTAAACAAATACGGCAAGGTGGGACCCCATTTGGACCAACGGCGTATCCAGCAGCTCCCGGACCACTTTGGGCCAGGACGGGCCTCTTCGGTACTTCAGCAGTGTGTTCAGGCTTGTGTGGACTCTGCACACAACCAGGGCACGGTCTTCTCCTGCCTCAAGTCTGGACAAGGAGGCGAAGTCATTTCAG CCTTCTTTGACCAGCAGCAGCGCACCCTGACCCTGCCCACGGTCAGCAGTGTCACCTACGTCCTCCGCTTCCTGGAAAAACTCTGCCACAACCTTCACTGCGACCCTTTGTTTGGCAGCCAGCCTGTAGCCAGAGGAGGTCTGCACTACGACAGTCACACGTACACTACAG AGAGGAGAAGTTTTGGAGACAGCTTGACGACAGGCCCAGGTCGAGGCACAAAGCGGTTCCTCCAGGACTTCAACAGTCCCTTACCTCAGAAACTGGCCAAAATCTCCCGGCACTCCACGGACG TACAAGCTACCAGCCAGAGGTCTTCCTCCAAGCTGCTGCATCATAACAACTCTACAG GCTCGGCCAGTTTCCGGGAGAGCCCGAGACCCAGCGGCCAAGACCCCAACCTGTGGACAGTGGAGGACGTCATGCAGTATATCAGACATATCGACCCAGTGTTGGCCCCACATGCTGACCTTTTCAGAAAACAT GAAATTGACGGCAAAGCACTCCTGTTGCTGCGTAGCGACATGATGATGAAATACATGGGCTTGAAGCTCGGCCCCGCCCTCAAACTCACCTTCCACATCGACAAGCTCAAACGGGCTTGA
- the LOC104919556 gene encoding polycomb protein SCMH1 isoform X1: MRKPVPQKAIEWKDARRIKHARSGRPSRVPSQYQGHFSWEKYLKETGAIAAPSSCFRQSLTPPLNEFKAGMKLEAQDPRNTTSTCIATVVGLTGSRLRLRLDGSDNKNDFWRLVDSSEIQPIGNCEKNGGMLQPPLGFRLNASSWPMFLLKTLNGAEMAPSRIFHKQEPPAPEQNSFQVGMKLEAVDRKNPHFICPATVGALRGVEVLVTFDGWRGAFDYYCRYDSRDIFPVGWCTLTGDNLQPPGTKVVLPKSLAALTDGSVESPAMHPTPTVGRPPGQRGRKPGRRKTKVTGPWSQKGSALGPQSIQPGKGLEPIKVPKKRGPKPGSKLGWAKRAGWLEDAMAGPGRPVTGPGRTRGRLPANWTQRIALQQAQTQAEPIKIPKKRGPKPGSKRKPRVVPNPVPTSPTSSTPEPDTSTVPLDNATIPNSALQAPTVCVYLNKYGKVGPHLDQRRIQQLPDHFGPGRASSVLQQCVQACVDSAHNQGTVFSCLKSGQGGEVISAFFDQQQRTLTLPTVSSVTYVLRFLEKLCHNLHCDPLFGSQPVARGGLHYDSHTYTTERRSFGDSLTTGPGRGTKRFLQDFNSPLPQKLAKISRHSTDGESFENSVTVSEHLKKSPLSPNSTVQATSQRSSSKLLHHNNSTGSASFRESPRPSGQDPNLWTVEDVMQYIRHIDPVLAPHADLFRKHEIDGKALLLLRSDMMMKYMGLKLGPALKLTFHIDKLKRA, from the exons ATGAGGAAACCTGTGCCACAGAAAG CTATAGAGTGGAAAGATGCCAGAAGGATCAAGCATGCCCGGAGTGGACGGCCCTCCCGGGTGCCCTCACAGTACCAAG GACATTTCAGTTGGGAGAAATACCTGAAAGAGACGGGTGCCATTGCTGCACCCTCGTCTTGCTTCAGACAG AGCCTCACGCCTCCACTTAACGAGTTCAAGGCTGGGATGAAGCTGGAGGCTCAGGACCCGCGAAACACCACGTCTACGTGCATCGCCACAGTGGTGGGCCTGACAGGCTCGCGGCTGCGTCTGCGCTTGGATGGGTCCGACAACAAGAATGACTTCTGGCGCCTGGTGGACTCGTCGGAAATCCAACCAATTGGCAACTGCGAGAAGAACGGAGGCATGCTCCAGCCACCACTCG gtttcCGTCTCAATGCATCCTCCTGGCCCATGTTCCTTCTGAAAACACTAAACGGAGCTGAGATGGCACCGTCTCGCATCTTTCACAAG CAGGAGCCTCCTGCACCAGAGCAGAACTCCTTCCAGGTGGGCATGAAGCTGGAGGCGGTGGACCGTAAAAATCCCCACTTCATCTGCCCGGCAACAGTGGGCGCCTTGCGCGGCGTCGAGGTGCTGGTCACCTTCGATGGCTGGCGGGGGGCCTTTGACTACTACTGCCGCTATGACTCGCGTGACATCTTCCCCGTCGGCTGGTGCACCCTCACAGGAGACAACCTTCAGCCGCCTGGCACCAAAG TAGTTTTGCCTAAGAGCCTTGCGGCACTGACAGACGGGAGCGTGGAGAGCCCAGCCATGCACCCCACCCCCACGGTGGGCAGACCTCCAGGTCAACGAGGACGCAAGCCAGGCCGCAGGAAAACCAAGGTGACGGGGCCCTGGAGTCAGAAGGGTTCAGCGCTGGGACCACAGAGCATCCAGCCAGGCAAAGGCCTGGAGCCCATCAAGGTCCCCAAGAAACGAGGCCCCAAGCCTGGCAGTAAG CTGGGCTGGGCAAAGAGAGCAGGCTGGCTGGAGGATGCTATGGCTGGCCCAGGACGGCCAGTGACAGGACCAGGGCGAACCAGAGGCAGACTGCCTGCCAACTGGACACAGAGGATAGCTCTGCAGCAAGCCCAGACTCAGGCAGAACCTATCAAGATCCCAAAGAAACGAGGGCCCAAGCCTGGCAGCAAG AGAAAACCACGCGTGGTACCTAATCCAGTCCCCACGTCTCCTACCAGCAGCACCCCAGAGCCCGACACCAGCACTGTGCCTCTGGACAATGCTACCATCCCCAACTCTGCACTACAGGCTCCCACAG TTTGTGTTTACCTAAACAAATACGGCAAGGTGGGACCCCATTTGGACCAACGGCGTATCCAGCAGCTCCCGGACCACTTTGGGCCAGGACGGGCCTCTTCGGTACTTCAGCAGTGTGTTCAGGCTTGTGTGGACTCTGCACACAACCAGGGCACGGTCTTCTCCTGCCTCAAGTCTGGACAAGGAGGCGAAGTCATTTCAG CCTTCTTTGACCAGCAGCAGCGCACCCTGACCCTGCCCACGGTCAGCAGTGTCACCTACGTCCTCCGCTTCCTGGAAAAACTCTGCCACAACCTTCACTGCGACCCTTTGTTTGGCAGCCAGCCTGTAGCCAGAGGAGGTCTGCACTACGACAGTCACACGTACACTACAG AGAGGAGAAGTTTTGGAGACAGCTTGACGACAGGCCCAGGTCGAGGCACAAAGCGGTTCCTCCAGGACTTCAACAGTCCCTTACCTCAGAAACTGGCCAAAATCTCCCGGCACTCCACGGACG GTGAGTCTTTTGAGAACAGTGTTACCGTATCCGAGCACTTAAAGAAGAGCCCTCTCTCTCCAAACTCTACAGTACAAGCTACCAGCCAGAGGTCTTCCTCCAAGCTGCTGCATCATAACAACTCTACAG GCTCGGCCAGTTTCCGGGAGAGCCCGAGACCCAGCGGCCAAGACCCCAACCTGTGGACAGTGGAGGACGTCATGCAGTATATCAGACATATCGACCCAGTGTTGGCCCCACATGCTGACCTTTTCAGAAAACAT GAAATTGACGGCAAAGCACTCCTGTTGCTGCGTAGCGACATGATGATGAAATACATGGGCTTGAAGCTCGGCCCCGCCCTCAAACTCACCTTCCACATCGACAAGCTCAAACGGGCTTGA
- the LOC104919556 gene encoding polycomb protein SCMH1 isoform X4 — protein sequence MRKPVPQKAIEWKDARRIKHARSGRPSRVPSQYQGHFSWEKYLKETGAIAAPSSCFRQSLTPPLNEFKAGMKLEAQDPRNTTSTCIATVVGLTGSRLRLRLDGSDNKNDFWRLVDSSEIQPIGNCEKNGGMLQPPLGFRLNASSWPMFLLKTLNGAEMAPSRIFHKEPPAPEQNSFQVGMKLEAVDRKNPHFICPATVGALRGVEVLVTFDGWRGAFDYYCRYDSRDIFPVGWCTLTGDNLQPPGTKVVLPKSLAALTDGSVESPAMHPTPTVGRPPGQRGRKPGRRKTKVTGPWSQKGSALGPQSIQPGKGLEPIKVPKKRGPKPGSKLGWAKRAGWLEDAMAGPGRPVTGPGRTRGRLPANWTQRIALQQAQTQAEPIKIPKKRGPKPGSKRKPRVVPNPVPTSPTSSTPEPDTSTVPLDNATIPNSALQAPTVCVYLNKYGKVGPHLDQRRIQQLPDHFGPGRASSVLQQCVQACVDSAHNQGTVFSCLKSGQGGEVISAFFDQQQRTLTLPTVSSVTYVLRFLEKLCHNLHCDPLFGSQPVARGGLHYDSHTYTTERRSFGDSLTTGPGRGTKRFLQDFNSPLPQKLAKISRHSTDGESFENSVTVSEHLKKSPLSPNSTVQATSQRSSSKLLHHNNSTGSASFRESPRPSGQDPNLWTVEDVMQYIRHIDPVLAPHADLFRKHEIDGKALLLLRSDMMMKYMGLKLGPALKLTFHIDKLKRA from the exons ATGAGGAAACCTGTGCCACAGAAAG CTATAGAGTGGAAAGATGCCAGAAGGATCAAGCATGCCCGGAGTGGACGGCCCTCCCGGGTGCCCTCACAGTACCAAG GACATTTCAGTTGGGAGAAATACCTGAAAGAGACGGGTGCCATTGCTGCACCCTCGTCTTGCTTCAGACAG AGCCTCACGCCTCCACTTAACGAGTTCAAGGCTGGGATGAAGCTGGAGGCTCAGGACCCGCGAAACACCACGTCTACGTGCATCGCCACAGTGGTGGGCCTGACAGGCTCGCGGCTGCGTCTGCGCTTGGATGGGTCCGACAACAAGAATGACTTCTGGCGCCTGGTGGACTCGTCGGAAATCCAACCAATTGGCAACTGCGAGAAGAACGGAGGCATGCTCCAGCCACCACTCG gtttcCGTCTCAATGCATCCTCCTGGCCCATGTTCCTTCTGAAAACACTAAACGGAGCTGAGATGGCACCGTCTCGCATCTTTCACAAG GAGCCTCCTGCACCAGAGCAGAACTCCTTCCAGGTGGGCATGAAGCTGGAGGCGGTGGACCGTAAAAATCCCCACTTCATCTGCCCGGCAACAGTGGGCGCCTTGCGCGGCGTCGAGGTGCTGGTCACCTTCGATGGCTGGCGGGGGGCCTTTGACTACTACTGCCGCTATGACTCGCGTGACATCTTCCCCGTCGGCTGGTGCACCCTCACAGGAGACAACCTTCAGCCGCCTGGCACCAAAG TAGTTTTGCCTAAGAGCCTTGCGGCACTGACAGACGGGAGCGTGGAGAGCCCAGCCATGCACCCCACCCCCACGGTGGGCAGACCTCCAGGTCAACGAGGACGCAAGCCAGGCCGCAGGAAAACCAAGGTGACGGGGCCCTGGAGTCAGAAGGGTTCAGCGCTGGGACCACAGAGCATCCAGCCAGGCAAAGGCCTGGAGCCCATCAAGGTCCCCAAGAAACGAGGCCCCAAGCCTGGCAGTAAG CTGGGCTGGGCAAAGAGAGCAGGCTGGCTGGAGGATGCTATGGCTGGCCCAGGACGGCCAGTGACAGGACCAGGGCGAACCAGAGGCAGACTGCCTGCCAACTGGACACAGAGGATAGCTCTGCAGCAAGCCCAGACTCAGGCAGAACCTATCAAGATCCCAAAGAAACGAGGGCCCAAGCCTGGCAGCAAG AGAAAACCACGCGTGGTACCTAATCCAGTCCCCACGTCTCCTACCAGCAGCACCCCAGAGCCCGACACCAGCACTGTGCCTCTGGACAATGCTACCATCCCCAACTCTGCACTACAGGCTCCCACAG TTTGTGTTTACCTAAACAAATACGGCAAGGTGGGACCCCATTTGGACCAACGGCGTATCCAGCAGCTCCCGGACCACTTTGGGCCAGGACGGGCCTCTTCGGTACTTCAGCAGTGTGTTCAGGCTTGTGTGGACTCTGCACACAACCAGGGCACGGTCTTCTCCTGCCTCAAGTCTGGACAAGGAGGCGAAGTCATTTCAG CCTTCTTTGACCAGCAGCAGCGCACCCTGACCCTGCCCACGGTCAGCAGTGTCACCTACGTCCTCCGCTTCCTGGAAAAACTCTGCCACAACCTTCACTGCGACCCTTTGTTTGGCAGCCAGCCTGTAGCCAGAGGAGGTCTGCACTACGACAGTCACACGTACACTACAG AGAGGAGAAGTTTTGGAGACAGCTTGACGACAGGCCCAGGTCGAGGCACAAAGCGGTTCCTCCAGGACTTCAACAGTCCCTTACCTCAGAAACTGGCCAAAATCTCCCGGCACTCCACGGACG GTGAGTCTTTTGAGAACAGTGTTACCGTATCCGAGCACTTAAAGAAGAGCCCTCTCTCTCCAAACTCTACAGTACAAGCTACCAGCCAGAGGTCTTCCTCCAAGCTGCTGCATCATAACAACTCTACAG GCTCGGCCAGTTTCCGGGAGAGCCCGAGACCCAGCGGCCAAGACCCCAACCTGTGGACAGTGGAGGACGTCATGCAGTATATCAGACATATCGACCCAGTGTTGGCCCCACATGCTGACCTTTTCAGAAAACAT GAAATTGACGGCAAAGCACTCCTGTTGCTGCGTAGCGACATGATGATGAAATACATGGGCTTGAAGCTCGGCCCCGCCCTCAAACTCACCTTCCACATCGACAAGCTCAAACGGGCTTGA